The Chaetodon trifascialis isolate fChaTrf1 chromosome 11, fChaTrf1.hap1, whole genome shotgun sequence nucleotide sequence ACTGTTGAGCAGACATCGCCATAAAAGAATGTGATCTTGGTGTTCTTGATGTCACCATGCATGACCTCCCTTGCACATTAGACAAACAGGAAGGCAACCAGGAAAcacagatgtaaacacagaacAGAATGTGTCTTGTCACCTTCAGTGCGTCGGCCCACCGACTGACGAGCTCACAGAACGCTTGACTTCACCTCCTTTTATTTCACTCGTTGAAATCATTGTGACACGGTACAAAAAGGTGCACAacattcataaataaataaaaaaaacagtaccagagcCAACCATCAATGCTGAAAAATTCATATGCACTGCACATATTAATGGTCTCTTTCAGTGTTCATGTCCGTGATATTTAGAGGATCACTCATGCTGACTTTAGTGCGCTCCAAAGCACATTAGGCTTCCAGACAGTTCCAGAAAACTGAAGCATCACACAGCATCTCATCGAACAATCTGATCAGATGCCTCCAGGTGGGCTGGATGCCTGTTTTTTCACCTCCTCACTACTGACTTTACACGCTCTGACAAGCAAGTCACGTATATCGGCCTCATCATTGAAGGGGTTGTCTTTATATTTCATCTGCAGCCATTCTCTGAACTAGAGGAACAGAAAACAGTTCACAGTTTTACTAAATGCAAAATACTGATTCTGACAGTACTCATGTCTGTTCTGTAGCATTTGTACTCCACTGTAATCTTGTTGAGTTCCTAGACTCACCTGATCAGCCTGAGTGGCCTCAAACTCCTGGAGCTGGCGCTGGAAGCCCAGGTTGGGCCCAGCGCAGGGCCGGGCCACCTTCACCGCAGCCAGCGCCTCCTGCCAGCCCAGCCTCGTCACCGTCATGATGTAGGCCACCACCAGGGTGACGCTGCGGGACACGCCTGCCAAACTGTAAGAAGCGAGGGACGGACAAAGAGTACGGTGCCTGGAATTAACTAAAACTCATGATAAGTATATTCTTTTCTCAACACTAGATACAAGTGTGAACTGCTTTAGTTGCACACTTTTATCATTATGATCCACTTTTTGAGTGTATTCTGGTTAAATTTTGCACATCCTGGTATCAGAAATGCACATAAGGCCTTATCCTGGttttgagaaaaacagataTTCAACACCAGAAACCATGACACTGTAACATGTGAACACATTATCCAGGTTTCTGATCATTCCCTGCCATGTTCACACGTGTCCACAGCTGGAGTCACAGTAGTTAGTCAATAAAACTAAACACATCATGGGCGATGTAATGATGGTTTACATCCTGACATTAAAGCCTGACAGTggtaaaagagaaaatgaataatatatGAAAGATGTAAACATCATATCCTGAGTGTGTAAAACTGGACTCGAATCAGGATACTAATGTGCATGTGAACACACCGTAGGAGAACTGGAGGTTATGGAAAATAGCTCAACTATTCTTAGCCATAAATATCAGATTAAATATCTACAGCAGGTGACAGTCTAGACAATACCAACCAGAGTACAGACCGTGACAGGTGAACAGAGAAAGAATTATGTGGTAAAGTAAGTGGACTGCGGTGAAGAACGTGACTCCCACTTTACACGCTACATACTGAAGTAAAATCTGAATTCTCTGGGCATCAAACGCAGCAAAGAGAAAGCCGTGGCAGTGCAGATCTTATAAATAGCATCTTGTTCCCCTGTGTTTCTGAGAAGACCCTATGTCTAACCAAATATAACCTTCCCCTGTGAACATATGGTCAGCTACCCTGCggcaaacacacagtgattgTACCGTGTTACTGTACTCTGTTTTGGGAAGTTCAAGAATAGGCTTTTTGCTTATCATTCGATCTCTTCTGTGCAGCAGCTACACATGGGCTCACTCGCGTGCTTGTCTGagctaatttttttttgttttgttttgtttttttcagctccACATGAACTTTTATATTTAACATGTCTATGGTTGTAAGACGTGTGGAGGAAATCAGTCATGTTAGTGAAGCAGCAACCCCGGTTCCAGCTCTGAGGTAAAGATACGACGAGCGGCCCTCACCAGTGAACGAGGCAGCCTTCTCCTTTCAGACGGGACTCGTGCATGAAGATTATACTTTCTTTAAAGTGCTGAGTCCTGTGGAGCATAAAAAACTGTTATAATAGGCCATGACCACATTAAACACAGCAAGAACTGCTGTAAGAGCTGCAGCTACGTGCTGTTATTTTGTCTGCACCGACACTCAGAGCTCCTGCGTGCGTCTAAAGGAAGACTGGTAGTGTAcatgtgaggtttttttttttcttttctgtgtgtgcgtgtgtagcTGTGGTGTGTATGTTTTTTGCACCTGACTTATCAAACCCTTTTATGTCTTATCCTAGGCAAATCAGGTTGAGGGTTTGTTCGGCTCAGGTTTGAGAGAGTCGgtgtcatgtttcatgtttgaaACACCTCACAGTGTGAAAAAGAGAGGTGGGCAGTAAGAGTGACAGGGCATTAgtatgcatgtatatatatatgtgtgtgtgtgtgtgcgtatgtctATGTACTGTACGAGTATGTGCAGGGGTGAAGGGGCATGCATAAATAGACACACAGCACCAACCATGATGCTAAAGCTGCAGATGAGAGCTGCGAGACTTCCTTCCTGCTAAAAGACAAACGTGAATTTGGCCATGGCAAATTCGAACGTGCGTGTCAAAACCTGGCTAACCTTTGTCGACGCATGCAGGCCACAATAGAAACACCTGCGTGCGCCCGTGTCTGCGTGTGCACGTCTAAAGAACGGCCGCGCACCTAGAGCAGAATCCAGCCGAGCTGCCGTGATCCAGTCAGACGATAAGTTCACAATTAAACGTCGCGCTTGTGAAAGCATATCATTTACACGTTAGCTTGAAGAAAATGAAGCTCAGACACCCACACGGCGCAGCCTCGAATGGATGCggtgctctctctcttttgttccTCGGCCTttcattgttctgtgctgcGTTGCTGGGCTGCACATTTTGGTACTTACAGGTTTTGTGTGGGCAGGTCAGCTGCTGAAATGCAGAGATAGGTCATCTCCTGAGGGACAGAGTACACTGGTTACCTGTCAGCAGTCACAAATCAGCAGAGggttcgtgtgtgtgttgcaggtggcGAACAAACTGTGTGTGGAAGAATAAAAGGCAATTTTGAGCTGATTTGTAATCAGATTTGGGCATGCCTCTTTATAAAATCGCCGGAAACAGAAGCTGCTTTTTGCACTTGTGCAGCTATTAAAGAAACTTTacatcagtggaaaaaaagaagaagaagaacgaaGCGAGACTGCACAGTCCACACCGGCTGAAGCAAGAACAAACGCCTACTCTCAAACCCACACAGCTCAGCACACTGCCCTAACCAACTGTTGCTGACTGGCATTTAGTTCACAATACTCGCAACAATCACGAGTAACAAGTCCCCTGCTTGTTGTTTACTCCCTCTGGAACTGACAGCTGtttgctgaagcagcagcagcagcacggcgcTTCTTCCCGAACAACCTGACAAACTGGTTCGTGGACGGTGGCAGAGCTCAGATCATGTGCGATAGTAAGACGAGCCATGGCCCATCAGAGCTGATAATCGTTTAATTGGTTTGAGTAGTTATTTAAGAGGGggaaaaagtcaaaattctGCGATTCCACAATCTTAAATgagaatattttctggtttcttcaccCCCACATGAcagcaaactgaatatcttcgggttgagaacaaaaacaagacacttgaggacatcatcttgggctttgaTGGACGTTTTGCAccattttctaaaatcttaTCAACCAAGCAACTAATTGatttatggagaaaataatcGACAGActaatcaacaatgaaaataatcgcTAGTTGCAGCCCTGTTACAGAGTGATGAGGAAATCTGAGGTGCGCACTGGGGCACAGGTGTCATGTATAAGGAGATGGAGAGTTTCTCACCTGGAGGATGGGAGCCGCGCTGTCGTGAATGGACAggatgtgtgtgatgttgttTCTGGCTAACTGTTCTCGGTCTCTTGCGTCTGACATGGACAAATAACACCACGAGCATCAAGCATGGAAACAGGCTGCCATATGCATCAACCAAATCTAATCATTTTAAGGAAAAATACACTGAGACACACCTTTGAAATTTCCCAAGTACAGGTCAGGTAAGACCTAGAAGGACACAGATGTAGAAGTTTGGAGCAGACATGGTGAAAGCTTCACTGATACACAGCGCTGAGATGCTACAACAGCTGACTCACACGACACCCTGAATATGTGAAGTGATTGTTAGAAATCACAGCCTAAACCTGACATCACGTGACAAGAAAAATAAGGAAAAGATCAGGTGAAACATGTCAGTTAGGTAAGTATTCACTGTCAGACCACCTCCTTCGGTCTACACTTACAGAATGACGTTAAACTAATGAGCAGACGCAACTTTTCCTGGATAAGCATCTCAGAGACTCTGTGGATGCCAAACACCGCATCTATAGATCACCTCGAGGACCGCTCGTGCGTGAACTCAGCCCCAGTCGCGTGCAACAGATGGGGATCATACCTTGTTGATGCCGTTCCCCATGCTGAAAGCCCCCGTCTGAAACACCACACGGAAAACAAGCGCCACGCTGTGTCCCCCCCTCGCCGCTTGAACACGCTCATCCAGCGGCTTCCCTAACCCGCTGCACGGCCGGGGTGCAAATGCTGCAGCTCCGCGTCCAGGCGAGCCGAGCACTGCTGCCGGAGCTGCCCGCGGTGGATGCTGGGAATTGTAGTTAGCTGATCCAAGGAGCGTGGCGTTGTAAGGGAGGATTATTCGAGTCTTGCAGGTGATCCAGGTGCGGTTTTAAACCGAACCGTGGCTTGTAGATTATGAGAATATGAGTTGCTCCTCCTCCTTGGCCTGATGACAGCAAATACTTCACCCGAAAATAAACTACAACAGACTGTCCACACATACCAGAGCAAAATTAGCCAACCCTCTGTGGAAATATCTGGCTATAGGAATATAATGATGAAGTGAGGTGGACAGTAGTTGTGATAAAGAAAGGGGGGCAGAAGTTGTCACTTGCAAAATTTTGAGTTTCCGAAGAAATCACCAATTTCCATGATGTGCAAAAAGTTAGATATCAACTTTCTTCCCATTCAAGCTTGTCTTCGTGCTCAACAAGATAAGATTGTAAGATGAACTAATACATGATCATTAAGTGAGATATCATGTTAATAAACATACCAGTAATATGCTTTAAGGACACCATTCCTTTGGACTTTATGGACTTTAAGGAAGAGGTTTTCAGAGATGGCAATTACCTCATTTTTGAATGGCAAATAACCTTTATTCAGAGTCTTAATAATAAAATTGGTGGACTTTGGTGCTCTCCACGCATCATCCAGTGAGGAAGTGTCAGATATGTAAATTCACACCAGAGGAAGAGTCAAGCTAATCTTGAGTGTATTACTTAAGGCACCAGCCATCTTTAGGAGTAATTTTGCCTCTTTGTCCCAAATTCCTGTGCTGATGCAAGAGCCTGAGCGAGGAAAGGATGGTTAAGCACCAAGGACCGCCCCCTCAACACCATGATGTTCTCAGAAGTGGAGAAACAACTCCAGTGGCAGTGAGGAGATGGGAAGGATCGGTCACACCAGCCACACACAGGGCCTCTACCTTCCCTGCACCCTGGACGGTCGCCCTCTCCACCATCAGAGCATCATTTGTGATTTGACACCATTGGAAAGGGTTGTCCAGACATCACCCGTGCCTAAGGGTCATGCCAAACACCAGAAGAAGAGCCAGCTGTCAGCACGGCTACATCAGAAATGGACTTCAGGGCAAAGTCCACTGAGAAGTTTGTCAAACCTCAGGGAAAGAAACAGACAGTGGTGCCGCCAGTGAAAATGACCACCTGGACTCAACTCTATGCTGGGGAGCTCCCGTGGACCCTGCTAGATGACTACTTCGCCACCAAGGAGGGCACTCAGACCAGCCTACTGCAGCACACCATCACCTCCGGGGATGTACTACCTCCATCCACTACATCTCTTCTAGCCAAGAGCGCCTCGCTctgagcagaaaagcagcaagatGACTGGGGCAGGCAATCGACGCCATCGGGAGCTTTTGTGGTGCTGTCACAGAGAAAGGATAGCACCTGGCAGTTCTGCACTCATTATCATCATGTTAACAACATCAACAGGAAGTACTGCTCCCCACTGCCCCACATTGGCTGCACATTTGCACCGCAGGCGCCAGTTGGTTTAACTTCCTGAGGACctgttgttgttctgtgtggGGCAGTGTGTGACCAACAGACTACAGCTTGAATGGGAGGACTCCTCCATGCTGTTCCTCCATGAAAGTGTTTCTGTGATTCTTGCTTCAATTAACAACTAATACTGTCTGATTGATACCTGAAATAGCTGTTATGCTGTTCACAATAAAACTGGCTGAATCCCTAGATGAGAGAGATGGTGTCTCATTTGTGACTGGTGGATGCATTATTTGTCAAAATAGTTGTAAACAATCATTGCCAAAGCTGACAGATAAGGCACCTGTAATGAAAATGGGTCTGACCGCTTGACCTATAGGTTAAAGATCATTCATTAAACAGTTCTAATTTCTGATGGAAATGAGGCAATTCCATTCACCAGTTTGTTTCTTTAATATTATACCACGCTGCTCAATAAATGGCAAACTGTCACTGCTGGAAAGTTTACCAACTAACCTGATGATTACTAGCAACAAACATGAataacagagaaagaggaaagctgTAAACCAGAGGACCGAACGATATAAGACAGGTAAATATGAAACTGCTTTGTTGTGGCTTTAGGGTGCAAAAGGAGGAATTTATAGTGTAGGTGTTCACAGATAGGCTGCCCAGAATGTAGGCCTCCATGTCATACATCGCCTACGCTGTCAGAGGCTACAATTCTGGCGGTTTCCCGCTCTAGTTTCACGTAAACGCTTGTTTTATCAATGAacctggtttttgttttgttttg carries:
- the dusp22b gene encoding dual specificity protein phosphatase 22-B, producing the protein MGNGINKVLPDLYLGNFKDARDREQLARNNITHILSIHDSAAPILQEMTYLCISAADLPTQNLTQHFKESIIFMHESRLKGEGCLVHCLAGVSRSVTLVVAYIMTVTRLGWQEALAAVKVARPCAGPNLGFQRQLQEFEATQADQFREWLQMKYKDNPFNDEADIRDLLVRACKVSSEEVKKQASSPPGGI